A single genomic interval of Legionella israelensis harbors:
- a CDS encoding DegT/DnrJ/EryC1/StrS family aminotransferase, with protein sequence MDRSMIKKDVKFLAQQGNDKYFSVPKSTSSLAQPDFISFLQYSNLFYAEGHYTNNGVLVRQLEQRLARFHKTEFCRVFCSGFWAIVLAIKTLAINGKKEILMPSLTYRRMADIAAWVGLKPRFCEVDPQTLAMSEQTVRQCINSETSLILAVHPIINCCDVKGILNLREEYNIPVLFDSVESVYESTSQGKIGGFGDVECFSLHASKLLNGFEGGYITTNNAEIAKKLSALRNFGFTGQDDVIFSGGMNAKLNEIHAAMALANLDNLEKLISDNKIRYEYYKRRLKEISGVRLVEFDETYPTSYKNILIELLDDWPFERDLTVEILNDQNILARAYYSPPLHKKAMNYPYISTELPITDNLAKKFILLPCGDFITCDDIEKIILFLKFLYDRA encoded by the coding sequence ATGGATCGCTCCATGATAAAAAAAGATGTAAAATTTCTGGCTCAACAAGGAAACGATAAATATTTCTCCGTGCCAAAGTCAACTTCGAGCCTTGCCCAACCTGACTTTATCAGTTTTCTTCAATATTCAAATTTATTTTATGCAGAAGGACACTACACAAACAATGGTGTATTAGTTCGACAATTAGAACAAAGGCTAGCCAGGTTTCATAAAACTGAATTTTGTCGCGTTTTTTGTAGTGGATTCTGGGCGATTGTTTTAGCGATTAAAACACTTGCTATCAATGGTAAGAAAGAGATATTAATGCCTTCATTAACTTATCGTCGTATGGCTGATATTGCTGCATGGGTTGGTTTGAAACCTCGTTTCTGTGAGGTTGATCCGCAAACGCTTGCGATGAGCGAACAAACGGTTCGTCAGTGCATTAATTCTGAAACGTCCCTCATTTTGGCAGTTCACCCAATTATTAATTGTTGTGATGTGAAAGGAATACTTAATCTTAGAGAAGAATATAATATACCAGTTTTATTTGATTCTGTTGAATCGGTATATGAATCAACTTCACAAGGTAAAATTGGAGGATTCGGTGATGTAGAATGCTTTTCATTGCATGCCAGCAAATTGCTTAATGGCTTTGAGGGTGGGTACATTACAACAAATAATGCTGAGATAGCTAAGAAATTATCGGCATTGCGTAATTTTGGTTTTACCGGTCAAGATGATGTTATCTTTTCAGGGGGAATGAATGCGAAACTTAATGAAATTCATGCTGCTATGGCTTTAGCAAATTTAGATAATTTAGAAAAATTAATCTCTGATAACAAAATTCGCTATGAATACTATAAAAGAAGATTAAAAGAAATCTCTGGAGTTCGATTGGTTGAATTCGATGAAACATACCCTACAAGTTATAAAAATATTCTTATAGAGCTTCTAGATGATTGGCCTTTTGAGCGTGATTTGACGGTTGAAATATTAAATGATCAAAACATTTTAGCACGCGCTTATTATTCACCTCCATTACATAAAAAGGCTATGAATTATCCATATATTTCAACTGAACTTCCAATAACAGACAATTTGGCAAAGAAGTTCATTTTGTTACCATGTGGTGATTTTATAACATGTGACGATATTGAAAAAATAATATTGTTTTTGAAATTTCTCTACGATAGAGCTTAA